One Osmerus eperlanus chromosome 13, fOsmEpe2.1, whole genome shotgun sequence genomic region harbors:
- the LOC134032881 gene encoding 5-hydroxytryptamine receptor 4-like — translation MLCLPAYNNSSDNHSLPLDSSSTSLFHSTSARVCVTFLLLPIPIFAVLGNLLVAVSVACFRKLRTPTNAFAVSLAMADFLVAVLVMPFSLARSVDHWRFGRTFCTAHFLLDVTLCTSSIFNLSCVALDRYLAVCEPLHYPARMARRRVILLLLLCWILPLLISSLCVFLGMYSGPAGPGWYCGRQEHMHRQSCLAAFYTPYAVASSTLSFFIPVGFMIFAYGRIFLAANRQARWIHAMEHQAGQLHDSRPRQGHQNSMRKERKAARMLGLIMGVFLLCWFPFFTVNMVHPLWGYIVSPVLLEAFLWLGYANSSLNPFLYASFNRHFRCAFTSILGSAMLGRKLGACLEYLRKGREAQATVAPATISN, via the exons ATGTTGTGTCTCCCCGCCTACAACAACTCATCGGACAACCACAGCCTTCCTCTCGACAGCAGCTCCACGTCCCTGTTCCACAGCACCTCAGCCAGGGTCTGcgtcaccttcctcctcctccccatccccatctTCGCCGTCCTCGGCAACCTCCTCGTCGCCGTTTCCGTGGCGTGCTTCCGGAAGCTCAGGACTCCCACCAACGCCTTCGCGGTCTCCCTGGCCATGGCGGACTTCCTGGTCGCCGTGCTGGTGATGCCGTTCAGCCTGGCGCGCTCCGTGGACCACTGGCGTTTCGGCAGGACGTTCTGCACCGCCCACTTCCTGTTGGACGTGACGCTGTGCACGTCGTCCATCTTCAACCTGAGCTGCGTGGCGTTGGATCGTTACCTGGCGGTCTGCGAGCCGCTGCACTACCCCGCCCGCATGGCGCGCCGACGGGTgatcctgctgctgctcctctgctggattcttcctctcctcatctcctcgctCTGCGTCTTCCTGGGCATGTACTCCGGACCTGCAGGCCCAGGCTGGTACTGCGGTCGCCAGGAACACATGCACCGGCAGTCCTGCCTGGCCGCCTTCTACACCCCGTACGCCGTCGCCTCCTCTACCCTTTCCTTCTTCATCCCCGTGGGATTCATGATCTTCGCATACGGGAGGATCTTCCTGGCTGCCAACCGCCAGGCGAGGTGGATCCATGCCATGGAGCACCAGGCTGGGCAGCTCCACGACTCAAGACCCAG GCAAGGCCATCAGAACTCCATGAGGAAAGAAAGGAAGGCAGCCCGGATGCTGGGTCTGATCATGGGGGTcttcctgctctgctggttCCCTTTCTTCACGGTCAACATGGTACACCCTCTGTGGGGCTACATCGTCAGCCCCGTCCTCCTGGAGGCCTTCCTGTGGCTGGGGTACGCCAACTCCTCCCTCAACCCCTTCCTCTACGCCTCCTTCAACAGACACTTCCGATGCGCCTTCACCTCCATCTTGGGAAGTGCCATGCTGGGAAGGAAGTTGGGGGCGTGTCTGGAATACTTGCGCAAAGGCAGGGAAGCTCAGGCAACCGTTGCCCCAGCAACTATCTCGAACTGA
- the LOC134032471 gene encoding alpha-1B adrenergic receptor-like, protein SPGSFNASLRPPETLFKVIFWLGYFNSCLNPIIYPCYSREFKLAFIRILRCQCHRRKRPGWRAYQYRSSHLQSSVHSRKGSTEHTSGCLNGSQRTLPSSPSPSPSPGYLAKGLATCPEGEALFIWRSTSSPPASPSPTLLPGAPTDRQQGTLRGEAGGRRAREGGFAFTFGQAGGREAGESGRVVPENKV, encoded by the coding sequence TCTCCAGGTTCCTTCAATGCAAGCTTACGACCACCAGAGACCCTGTTCAAGGTGATCTTCTGGTTGGGCTACTTCAACAGCTGCCTGAACCCCATCATCTACCCCTGCTACAGCCGCGAGTTCAAGCTGGCCTTCATTCGCATCCTACGCTGCCAGTGTCACCGCAGGAAACGCCCAGGCTGGCGGGCCTACCAGTACCGCTCGTCCCACCTGCAGTCCTCCGTACACTCCCGCAAGGGCTCAACCGAGCACACCTCCGGGTGTCTGAACGGGAGCCAgcgcaccctgccctcctcccccagccccagccccagcccagggtACCTGGCCAAGGGGCTGGCCACCTGCCCCGAGGGGGAGGCGCTGTTCATCTGGAGGagcacatcctcccctcccgcctccccctctcccaccctcctgccaGGGGCTCCCACTGACCGCCAGCAGGGGACGttgaggggggaggcgggggggaggagggccagggaAGGAGGGTTCGCCTTCACCTTCGGACAGGCCGGGGgcagggaggcgggggagagcgggagggtTGTTCCGGAGAACAAAGTGTGA
- the LOC134032702 gene encoding gastrotropin-like, translating to MAFSGTYELESQQNYEEFLAAIGLLNAKTDYKVVSEVSQEGQKFTWTQKIPNWTWTNIFTIGQESELDTMLGTKFMATPTMDGGKLTILFPDYVFTAEMDGEKLVMHCVTPGEKSVTFSRINRRI from the exons ATGGCCTTCTCTGGGACTTACGAGCTGGAAAGCCAGCAGAACTACGAGGAGTTCCTGGCAGCCATTG GGTTGCTAAATGCTAAAACGGACTACAAGGTTGTGAGTGAGGTGAGTCAGGAGGGTCAGAAGTTCACCTGGACCCAGAAGATCCCTAACTGGACCTGGACCAATATTTTCACCATCGGACAAGAGAGTGAACTGGACACTATGCTAGGGACCAAGTTTATG GCCACCCCCACCATGGATGGGGGCAAACTTACTATCTTGTTTCCAGACTATGTGTTCACAGctgagatggatggagaaaagCTAGTCATG cattgtgtaacaccaGGAGAGAAGAGCGTGACGTTCTCCAGGATCAACAGGAGGATATAA